The Neodiprion virginianus isolate iyNeoVirg1 chromosome 5, iyNeoVirg1.1, whole genome shotgun sequence genome contains a region encoding:
- the LOC124306257 gene encoding NAD(+) hydrolase sarm1 isoform X7, protein MRIDMSEFPVEGGENGDMHTVIENLQKKRDLISGRTGHHTHVSTHSHHPQVTTSSQMLTNQSQTSTSSRVAQQTSQRILTSSSSREMSNASNVKVKDGLNELKRGITEMKNMSSNFSQRLRSSMENLVDRDGSGTDENLSEPLVTFPDPDTPPPVTGTVTLTGGSPSQQLNSLNSLGNLHNMNQPMGMSNMPTMTSMSIIPAGPETMKFEQKKMTSASKTKVVTDGFSAEKATENSAEMRALQAGDVSYKEQSAATVARARVELDGVSAEKSVASAREQRSLKAGDLSHQESNNMSASTMKVQSDSYSSEKKAMAAQQQRQTVTSTGIYNHEKHMAASSQSSVTIASKGVSSKASITSATSAVNQLMNNGMRPAEDELLSLPLDDLDVLSSNSNLQDVERAKAKYSGFLDTLVQRLKASDGKNANAPLLLNRVSEIIRKAWAVPTHGHDLGYTLCNTLRNRGGLDMLMSNCIAQDIELQFSSARLLEQCLTNENRAHVVENGLEKVVNVACVCTKNANSVNHSRVGTGILEHLFKHSEGTCSDVIRLGGLDAVLFECRKNDVETLRHCAGALANLSLYGGAENQEAMIKRKVPMWLFPLAFHTDDNIKYYACLAIAVLVANKEIEAAVLKSGTLDLVEPFVTSHNPYEFAKSNLAHAHGQSKNWLERLVPVLSSKREEARNLAAFHFCMEAGIKKQQGNTEIFREIGAIEPLKKVASCPNAVASKYAVQALRLIGEEIPHKLSQQVPLWSTEDVREWVKQIGFAEYALNFVESRVDGDLLLQLTESNLIEDIGLTNGIRRRRFTRELQNLKKMADYSSRDTGNLNSFLESIGPEFSIYTYAMLNAGVDKDSIGNLSEDQLQIECGIANSIHRLMILEAIKNKPHNLGIFNSSGDESPDKSLDVFVSYRRSNGSQLASLLKVHLQLRGFSVFIDVERLEAGKFDNNLLQSIRQAKHFLLVLTPNALERCIQDTECKDWVHREIVAALGSHCNIIPIIDNFQWPEPEDLPEDMRAVCHFNGVRWIHDYQDACVDKLERFMRGEIPMRSDLSSGIPRSLASKDVTQPSTPASTNIRQPTYQRMHSNESRGSDKDSINGRD, encoded by the exons ATGTCCGAGTTCCCAGTGGAGGGTGGCGAAAATGGGGACATGCATACCGTCATTGAGAACCTGCAGAAAAAGCGAGATCTCATCTCGGGAAGAACGGGACATCATACCCACGTCTCGACTCATTCTCATCATCCGCAAGTCACGACATCCTCAcag ATGCTCACGAACCAGAGTCAGACGAGCACGTCGAGCAGAGTTGCTCAGCAGACCTCGCAGAGGATCCTCACTTCCTCCTCGTCGAGGGAGATGTCGAATGCCAGCAACGTCAAAGTTAAGGACGGACTGAACGAGCTCAAACGCGGCATCACAGAGATGAAAAACATGTCATCGAACTTCTCTCAGCGACTTCGAAGCAGCATGGAAAACCTCGTGGACAG AGACGGCAGTGGCACCGATGAAAACCTCTCTGAGCCTCTGGTCACGTTTCCGGATCCGGACACGCCGCCTCCAGTCACAGGCACGGTCACTTTGACAGGCGGCTCGCCCTCCCAGCAGCTAAACTCTCTCAACTCGTTGGGTAATCTTCACAACATGAACCAGCCCATGGGCATGTCCAACATGCCCACCATGACCAGCATGTCCATCATTCCAGCCGGTCCGGAGACCATGAAATTCGAGCAAAAGAAGATGACCAGCGCCTCAAAAACGAAG GTCGTGACCGACGGTTTCAGCGCGGAAAAAGCTACAGAAAATAGCGCTGAGATGAGGGCACTTCAAGCTGGTGACGTTTCTTACAAGGAGCAAAGCGCAGCTACAGTCGCCAGGGCGAGAGTCGAGCTTGATGGCGTCTCGGCGGAGAAAAGCGTCGCCTCGGCGAGG GAACAACGAAGTCTTAAGGCTGGTGATCTATCGCATCAAGAAAGCAACAACATGTCCGCATCGACGATGAAAGTACAGAGCGATTCGTATAGTTCGGAAAAG AAAGCAATGGCAGCTCAGCAGCAGAGACAGACGGTGACGTCGACGGGTATATATAATCACGAGAAGCACATGGCGGCTAGTTCGCAATCGAGCGTAACGATAGCGTCGAAGGGGGTCAGCTCAAAGGCGTCGATCACATCGGCCACGTCGGCGGTTAACCAGCTGATGAACAACGGCATGAGGCCCGCCGAAGACGAGCTCCTTTCCTTGCCACTGGACGACCTTGACGTGCTCTCATCAAATTCGAATCTTCAGGACGTTGAGCGGGCTAAAGCGAAGTACTCTGGCTTTTTGGACACTCTGGTACAGCGGCTGAAGGCCAGCGATGGAAAGAACGCAAACGCGCCGCTGCTACTGAACAGAGTTAGCGAGATCATCCGGAAGGCATGGGCAGTTCCTACCCACGGTCACGACCTCGGCTACACGCTGTGCAACACCCTGAGGAATCGGGGGGGTCTCGACATGCTCATGTCAAATTGCATAGCCCAAGATATCGAGCTTCAGTTCTCGTCCGCGAGGCTGTTGGAACAATGTTTAACGAACGAGAACAGAGCTCACGTCGTTGAGAATGGACTCGAGAAGGTCGTCAACGTAGCATGCGTATGCACCAAGAACGCGAACTCGGTTAACCACTCCAGGGTAGGCACCGGGATACTGGAACACCTCTTCAAGCACAGCGAGGGAACCTGCAGCGACGTAATCAGGCTCGGCGGCCTCGACGCCGTGCTCTTCGAGTGCCGAAAGAACGACGTCGAGACACTCAGACACTGTGCCGGGGCCTTGGCGAACCTCTCGCTTTACGGCGGCGCCGAGAACCAGGAGGCCATGATCAAGAGGAAGGTACCGATGTGGCTGTTCCCACTGGCCTTTCACACCGACGATAACATCAAGTACTACGCCTGTCTGGCCATCGCGGTTCTCGTTGCGAACAAGGAGATCGAGGCTGCGGTACTCAAGTCCGGAACCCTGGACCTCGTCGAGCCCTTCGTAACGTCGCACAATCCCTACGAATTTGCAAAGTCGAATCTCGCCCACGCTCACGGGCAGAGCAAGAACTGGCTCGAACGACTCGTCCCGGTTCTGAGCTCGAAACGAGAGGAGGCCAGGAATCTTGCTGCCTTCCATTTCTGCATGGAAGCTGGGATCAAGAAGCAGCAGGGTAATACCGAGATATTCCGCGAGATCGGGGCCATCGAACCTCTCAAGAAAGTCGCCAGCTGCCCTAACGCCGTTGCGTCGAAATACGCCGTTCAGGCTCTGAGGCTCATCGGTGAGGAGATTCCCCATAAGCTCAGCCAGCAGGTTCCCCTTTGGTCCACCGAAGACGTCAGGGAGTGGGTGAAACAGATCGGATTTGCCGAGTATGCGCTGAACTTCGTCGAGAGCAGGGTCGACGGCGATCTCCTCCTACAGCTTACGGAGTCGAATCTGATCGAGGACATCGGATTGACGAACGGCATCAGGCGGAGGAGGTTCACCAGGGAgcttcaaaatttgaaaaaaatggccGACTACAGCAGCAGGGACACCGGGAACTTGAACAGTTTCCTTGAATCCATTGGACCAGAGTTTTCGATTTATACATACGCGATGCTTAATGCCGGCGTCGACAAGGACTCGATCGGTAATTTGTCCGAGGATCAGCTTCAGATCGAGTGCGGTATCGCTAACAGCATTCACAGGCTCATGATACTCGAAGCGATCAAAAACAAGCCACATAATCTTGGAATATTCAATTCGTCCGGTGACGAGTCGCCAGACAAATCTCTCGATGTTTTTGTCAGCTATAGAAGATCCAACGGGTCGCAACTCGCCAGTCTACTCAAGGTCCATCTGCAACTCAGGGGATTCTCCGTATTTATCGACGTCGAGAGATTGGAGGCTGGGAAATTTGACAATAACCTTCTTCAAAGTATCAGACAGGCGAAACACTTCCTACTTGTTCTCACACCCAATGCGTTAGAGCGATGTATACAGGATACCGAATGCAAAGACTGGGTACACAGG GAAATCGTTGCAGCCCTAGGATCACATTGCAACATCATTCCCATAATAGATAATTTCCAATGGCCAGAGCCAGAAGACCTTCCGGAAGATATGAGGGCAGTATGTCACTTCAATGGTGTCCGTTGGATACACGATTACCAAGATGCTTGCGTAGACAAGCTAGAAAG GTTTATGCGCGGTGAAATTCCTATGAGGTCGGACCTCTCTAGTGGCATACCAAGAAGTTTGGCATCCAAAGATGTTACTCAGCCAAGCACACCGGCTAGCACAAATATACGACAACCCACTTATCAGCGAATGCACAGCAATGAAAGTCGCGGAAGCGACAAAGACTCGATAAATGGTAGAGATTGA
- the LOC124306257 gene encoding NAD(+) hydrolase sarm1 isoform X3, protein MQTTVPPRGLKPFRRSVTAPHVGHSTNDYRNKLMSEFPVEGGENGDMHTVIENLQKKRDLISGRTGHHTHVSTHSHHPQVTTSSQMLTNQSQTSTSSRVAQQTSQRILTSSSSREMSNASNVKVKDGLNELKRGITEMKNMSSNFSQRLRSSMENLVDRDGSGTDENLSEPLVTFPDPDTPPPVTGTVTLTGGSPSQQLNSLNSLGNLHNMNQPMGMSNMPTMTSMSIIPAGPETMKFEQKKMTSASKTKVVTDGFSAEKATENSAEMRALQAGDVSYKEQSAATVARARVELDGVSAEKSVASAREQRSLKAGDLSHQESNNMSASTMKVQSDSYSSEKKAMAAQQQRQTVTSTGIYNHEKHMAASSQSSVTIASKGVSSKASITSATSAVNQLMNNGMRPAEDELLSLPLDDLDVLSSNSNLQDVERAKAKYSGFLDTLVQRLKASDGKNANAPLLLNRVSEIIRKAWAVPTHGHDLGYTLCNTLRNRGGLDMLMSNCIAQDIELQFSSARLLEQCLTNENRAHVVENGLEKVVNVACVCTKNANSVNHSRVGTGILEHLFKHSEGTCSDVIRLGGLDAVLFECRKNDVETLRHCAGALANLSLYGGAENQEAMIKRKVPMWLFPLAFHTDDNIKYYACLAIAVLVANKEIEAAVLKSGTLDLVEPFVTSHNPYEFAKSNLAHAHGQSKNWLERLVPVLSSKREEARNLAAFHFCMEAGIKKQQGNTEIFREIGAIEPLKKVASCPNAVASKYAVQALRLIGEEIPHKLSQQVPLWSTEDVREWVKQIGFAEYALNFVESRVDGDLLLQLTESNLIEDIGLTNGIRRRRFTRELQNLKKMADYSSRDTGNLNSFLESIGPEFSIYTYAMLNAGVDKDSIGNLSEDQLQIECGIANSIHRLMILEAIKNKPHNLGIFNSSGDESPDKSLDVFVSYRRSNGSQLASLLKVHLQLRGFSVFIDVERLEAGKFDNNLLQSIRQAKHFLLVLTPNALERCIQDTECKDWVHREIVAALGSHCNIIPIIDNFQWPEPEDLPEDMRAVCHFNGVRWIHDYQDACVDKLERFMRGEIPMRSDLSSGIPRSLASKDVTQPSTPASTNIRQPTYQRMHSNESRGSDKDSINGRD, encoded by the exons ATGTCCGAGTTCCCAGTGGAGGGTGGCGAAAATGGGGACATGCATACCGTCATTGAGAACCTGCAGAAAAAGCGAGATCTCATCTCGGGAAGAACGGGACATCATACCCACGTCTCGACTCATTCTCATCATCCGCAAGTCACGACATCCTCAcag ATGCTCACGAACCAGAGTCAGACGAGCACGTCGAGCAGAGTTGCTCAGCAGACCTCGCAGAGGATCCTCACTTCCTCCTCGTCGAGGGAGATGTCGAATGCCAGCAACGTCAAAGTTAAGGACGGACTGAACGAGCTCAAACGCGGCATCACAGAGATGAAAAACATGTCATCGAACTTCTCTCAGCGACTTCGAAGCAGCATGGAAAACCTCGTGGACAG AGACGGCAGTGGCACCGATGAAAACCTCTCTGAGCCTCTGGTCACGTTTCCGGATCCGGACACGCCGCCTCCAGTCACAGGCACGGTCACTTTGACAGGCGGCTCGCCCTCCCAGCAGCTAAACTCTCTCAACTCGTTGGGTAATCTTCACAACATGAACCAGCCCATGGGCATGTCCAACATGCCCACCATGACCAGCATGTCCATCATTCCAGCCGGTCCGGAGACCATGAAATTCGAGCAAAAGAAGATGACCAGCGCCTCAAAAACGAAG GTCGTGACCGACGGTTTCAGCGCGGAAAAAGCTACAGAAAATAGCGCTGAGATGAGGGCACTTCAAGCTGGTGACGTTTCTTACAAGGAGCAAAGCGCAGCTACAGTCGCCAGGGCGAGAGTCGAGCTTGATGGCGTCTCGGCGGAGAAAAGCGTCGCCTCGGCGAGG GAACAACGAAGTCTTAAGGCTGGTGATCTATCGCATCAAGAAAGCAACAACATGTCCGCATCGACGATGAAAGTACAGAGCGATTCGTATAGTTCGGAAAAG AAAGCAATGGCAGCTCAGCAGCAGAGACAGACGGTGACGTCGACGGGTATATATAATCACGAGAAGCACATGGCGGCTAGTTCGCAATCGAGCGTAACGATAGCGTCGAAGGGGGTCAGCTCAAAGGCGTCGATCACATCGGCCACGTCGGCGGTTAACCAGCTGATGAACAACGGCATGAGGCCCGCCGAAGACGAGCTCCTTTCCTTGCCACTGGACGACCTTGACGTGCTCTCATCAAATTCGAATCTTCAGGACGTTGAGCGGGCTAAAGCGAAGTACTCTGGCTTTTTGGACACTCTGGTACAGCGGCTGAAGGCCAGCGATGGAAAGAACGCAAACGCGCCGCTGCTACTGAACAGAGTTAGCGAGATCATCCGGAAGGCATGGGCAGTTCCTACCCACGGTCACGACCTCGGCTACACGCTGTGCAACACCCTGAGGAATCGGGGGGGTCTCGACATGCTCATGTCAAATTGCATAGCCCAAGATATCGAGCTTCAGTTCTCGTCCGCGAGGCTGTTGGAACAATGTTTAACGAACGAGAACAGAGCTCACGTCGTTGAGAATGGACTCGAGAAGGTCGTCAACGTAGCATGCGTATGCACCAAGAACGCGAACTCGGTTAACCACTCCAGGGTAGGCACCGGGATACTGGAACACCTCTTCAAGCACAGCGAGGGAACCTGCAGCGACGTAATCAGGCTCGGCGGCCTCGACGCCGTGCTCTTCGAGTGCCGAAAGAACGACGTCGAGACACTCAGACACTGTGCCGGGGCCTTGGCGAACCTCTCGCTTTACGGCGGCGCCGAGAACCAGGAGGCCATGATCAAGAGGAAGGTACCGATGTGGCTGTTCCCACTGGCCTTTCACACCGACGATAACATCAAGTACTACGCCTGTCTGGCCATCGCGGTTCTCGTTGCGAACAAGGAGATCGAGGCTGCGGTACTCAAGTCCGGAACCCTGGACCTCGTCGAGCCCTTCGTAACGTCGCACAATCCCTACGAATTTGCAAAGTCGAATCTCGCCCACGCTCACGGGCAGAGCAAGAACTGGCTCGAACGACTCGTCCCGGTTCTGAGCTCGAAACGAGAGGAGGCCAGGAATCTTGCTGCCTTCCATTTCTGCATGGAAGCTGGGATCAAGAAGCAGCAGGGTAATACCGAGATATTCCGCGAGATCGGGGCCATCGAACCTCTCAAGAAAGTCGCCAGCTGCCCTAACGCCGTTGCGTCGAAATACGCCGTTCAGGCTCTGAGGCTCATCGGTGAGGAGATTCCCCATAAGCTCAGCCAGCAGGTTCCCCTTTGGTCCACCGAAGACGTCAGGGAGTGGGTGAAACAGATCGGATTTGCCGAGTATGCGCTGAACTTCGTCGAGAGCAGGGTCGACGGCGATCTCCTCCTACAGCTTACGGAGTCGAATCTGATCGAGGACATCGGATTGACGAACGGCATCAGGCGGAGGAGGTTCACCAGGGAgcttcaaaatttgaaaaaaatggccGACTACAGCAGCAGGGACACCGGGAACTTGAACAGTTTCCTTGAATCCATTGGACCAGAGTTTTCGATTTATACATACGCGATGCTTAATGCCGGCGTCGACAAGGACTCGATCGGTAATTTGTCCGAGGATCAGCTTCAGATCGAGTGCGGTATCGCTAACAGCATTCACAGGCTCATGATACTCGAAGCGATCAAAAACAAGCCACATAATCTTGGAATATTCAATTCGTCCGGTGACGAGTCGCCAGACAAATCTCTCGATGTTTTTGTCAGCTATAGAAGATCCAACGGGTCGCAACTCGCCAGTCTACTCAAGGTCCATCTGCAACTCAGGGGATTCTCCGTATTTATCGACGTCGAGAGATTGGAGGCTGGGAAATTTGACAATAACCTTCTTCAAAGTATCAGACAGGCGAAACACTTCCTACTTGTTCTCACACCCAATGCGTTAGAGCGATGTATACAGGATACCGAATGCAAAGACTGGGTACACAGG GAAATCGTTGCAGCCCTAGGATCACATTGCAACATCATTCCCATAATAGATAATTTCCAATGGCCAGAGCCAGAAGACCTTCCGGAAGATATGAGGGCAGTATGTCACTTCAATGGTGTCCGTTGGATACACGATTACCAAGATGCTTGCGTAGACAAGCTAGAAAG GTTTATGCGCGGTGAAATTCCTATGAGGTCGGACCTCTCTAGTGGCATACCAAGAAGTTTGGCATCCAAAGATGTTACTCAGCCAAGCACACCGGCTAGCACAAATATACGACAACCCACTTATCAGCGAATGCACAGCAATGAAAGTCGCGGAAGCGACAAAGACTCGATAAATGGTAGAGATTGA
- the LOC124306257 gene encoding NAD(+) hydrolase sarm1 isoform X5: protein MTMVVNKINMSPGYPMKRSFFSGLQAKMSEFPVEGGENGDMHTVIENLQKKRDLISGRTGHHTHVSTHSHHPQVTTSSQMLTNQSQTSTSSRVAQQTSQRILTSSSSREMSNASNVKVKDGLNELKRGITEMKNMSSNFSQRLRSSMENLVDRDGSGTDENLSEPLVTFPDPDTPPPVTGTVTLTGGSPSQQLNSLNSLGNLHNMNQPMGMSNMPTMTSMSIIPAGPETMKFEQKKMTSASKTKVVTDGFSAEKATENSAEMRALQAGDVSYKEQSAATVARARVELDGVSAEKSVASAREQRSLKAGDLSHQESNNMSASTMKVQSDSYSSEKKAMAAQQQRQTVTSTGIYNHEKHMAASSQSSVTIASKGVSSKASITSATSAVNQLMNNGMRPAEDELLSLPLDDLDVLSSNSNLQDVERAKAKYSGFLDTLVQRLKASDGKNANAPLLLNRVSEIIRKAWAVPTHGHDLGYTLCNTLRNRGGLDMLMSNCIAQDIELQFSSARLLEQCLTNENRAHVVENGLEKVVNVACVCTKNANSVNHSRVGTGILEHLFKHSEGTCSDVIRLGGLDAVLFECRKNDVETLRHCAGALANLSLYGGAENQEAMIKRKVPMWLFPLAFHTDDNIKYYACLAIAVLVANKEIEAAVLKSGTLDLVEPFVTSHNPYEFAKSNLAHAHGQSKNWLERLVPVLSSKREEARNLAAFHFCMEAGIKKQQGNTEIFREIGAIEPLKKVASCPNAVASKYAVQALRLIGEEIPHKLSQQVPLWSTEDVREWVKQIGFAEYALNFVESRVDGDLLLQLTESNLIEDIGLTNGIRRRRFTRELQNLKKMADYSSRDTGNLNSFLESIGPEFSIYTYAMLNAGVDKDSIGNLSEDQLQIECGIANSIHRLMILEAIKNKPHNLGIFNSSGDESPDKSLDVFVSYRRSNGSQLASLLKVHLQLRGFSVFIDVERLEAGKFDNNLLQSIRQAKHFLLVLTPNALERCIQDTECKDWVHREIVAALGSHCNIIPIIDNFQWPEPEDLPEDMRAVCHFNGVRWIHDYQDACVDKLERFMRGEIPMRSDLSSGIPRSLASKDVTQPSTPASTNIRQPTYQRMHSNESRGSDKDSINGRD, encoded by the exons ATGTCCGAGTTCCCAGTGGAGGGTGGCGAAAATGGGGACATGCATACCGTCATTGAGAACCTGCAGAAAAAGCGAGATCTCATCTCGGGAAGAACGGGACATCATACCCACGTCTCGACTCATTCTCATCATCCGCAAGTCACGACATCCTCAcag ATGCTCACGAACCAGAGTCAGACGAGCACGTCGAGCAGAGTTGCTCAGCAGACCTCGCAGAGGATCCTCACTTCCTCCTCGTCGAGGGAGATGTCGAATGCCAGCAACGTCAAAGTTAAGGACGGACTGAACGAGCTCAAACGCGGCATCACAGAGATGAAAAACATGTCATCGAACTTCTCTCAGCGACTTCGAAGCAGCATGGAAAACCTCGTGGACAG AGACGGCAGTGGCACCGATGAAAACCTCTCTGAGCCTCTGGTCACGTTTCCGGATCCGGACACGCCGCCTCCAGTCACAGGCACGGTCACTTTGACAGGCGGCTCGCCCTCCCAGCAGCTAAACTCTCTCAACTCGTTGGGTAATCTTCACAACATGAACCAGCCCATGGGCATGTCCAACATGCCCACCATGACCAGCATGTCCATCATTCCAGCCGGTCCGGAGACCATGAAATTCGAGCAAAAGAAGATGACCAGCGCCTCAAAAACGAAG GTCGTGACCGACGGTTTCAGCGCGGAAAAAGCTACAGAAAATAGCGCTGAGATGAGGGCACTTCAAGCTGGTGACGTTTCTTACAAGGAGCAAAGCGCAGCTACAGTCGCCAGGGCGAGAGTCGAGCTTGATGGCGTCTCGGCGGAGAAAAGCGTCGCCTCGGCGAGG GAACAACGAAGTCTTAAGGCTGGTGATCTATCGCATCAAGAAAGCAACAACATGTCCGCATCGACGATGAAAGTACAGAGCGATTCGTATAGTTCGGAAAAG AAAGCAATGGCAGCTCAGCAGCAGAGACAGACGGTGACGTCGACGGGTATATATAATCACGAGAAGCACATGGCGGCTAGTTCGCAATCGAGCGTAACGATAGCGTCGAAGGGGGTCAGCTCAAAGGCGTCGATCACATCGGCCACGTCGGCGGTTAACCAGCTGATGAACAACGGCATGAGGCCCGCCGAAGACGAGCTCCTTTCCTTGCCACTGGACGACCTTGACGTGCTCTCATCAAATTCGAATCTTCAGGACGTTGAGCGGGCTAAAGCGAAGTACTCTGGCTTTTTGGACACTCTGGTACAGCGGCTGAAGGCCAGCGATGGAAAGAACGCAAACGCGCCGCTGCTACTGAACAGAGTTAGCGAGATCATCCGGAAGGCATGGGCAGTTCCTACCCACGGTCACGACCTCGGCTACACGCTGTGCAACACCCTGAGGAATCGGGGGGGTCTCGACATGCTCATGTCAAATTGCATAGCCCAAGATATCGAGCTTCAGTTCTCGTCCGCGAGGCTGTTGGAACAATGTTTAACGAACGAGAACAGAGCTCACGTCGTTGAGAATGGACTCGAGAAGGTCGTCAACGTAGCATGCGTATGCACCAAGAACGCGAACTCGGTTAACCACTCCAGGGTAGGCACCGGGATACTGGAACACCTCTTCAAGCACAGCGAGGGAACCTGCAGCGACGTAATCAGGCTCGGCGGCCTCGACGCCGTGCTCTTCGAGTGCCGAAAGAACGACGTCGAGACACTCAGACACTGTGCCGGGGCCTTGGCGAACCTCTCGCTTTACGGCGGCGCCGAGAACCAGGAGGCCATGATCAAGAGGAAGGTACCGATGTGGCTGTTCCCACTGGCCTTTCACACCGACGATAACATCAAGTACTACGCCTGTCTGGCCATCGCGGTTCTCGTTGCGAACAAGGAGATCGAGGCTGCGGTACTCAAGTCCGGAACCCTGGACCTCGTCGAGCCCTTCGTAACGTCGCACAATCCCTACGAATTTGCAAAGTCGAATCTCGCCCACGCTCACGGGCAGAGCAAGAACTGGCTCGAACGACTCGTCCCGGTTCTGAGCTCGAAACGAGAGGAGGCCAGGAATCTTGCTGCCTTCCATTTCTGCATGGAAGCTGGGATCAAGAAGCAGCAGGGTAATACCGAGATATTCCGCGAGATCGGGGCCATCGAACCTCTCAAGAAAGTCGCCAGCTGCCCTAACGCCGTTGCGTCGAAATACGCCGTTCAGGCTCTGAGGCTCATCGGTGAGGAGATTCCCCATAAGCTCAGCCAGCAGGTTCCCCTTTGGTCCACCGAAGACGTCAGGGAGTGGGTGAAACAGATCGGATTTGCCGAGTATGCGCTGAACTTCGTCGAGAGCAGGGTCGACGGCGATCTCCTCCTACAGCTTACGGAGTCGAATCTGATCGAGGACATCGGATTGACGAACGGCATCAGGCGGAGGAGGTTCACCAGGGAgcttcaaaatttgaaaaaaatggccGACTACAGCAGCAGGGACACCGGGAACTTGAACAGTTTCCTTGAATCCATTGGACCAGAGTTTTCGATTTATACATACGCGATGCTTAATGCCGGCGTCGACAAGGACTCGATCGGTAATTTGTCCGAGGATCAGCTTCAGATCGAGTGCGGTATCGCTAACAGCATTCACAGGCTCATGATACTCGAAGCGATCAAAAACAAGCCACATAATCTTGGAATATTCAATTCGTCCGGTGACGAGTCGCCAGACAAATCTCTCGATGTTTTTGTCAGCTATAGAAGATCCAACGGGTCGCAACTCGCCAGTCTACTCAAGGTCCATCTGCAACTCAGGGGATTCTCCGTATTTATCGACGTCGAGAGATTGGAGGCTGGGAAATTTGACAATAACCTTCTTCAAAGTATCAGACAGGCGAAACACTTCCTACTTGTTCTCACACCCAATGCGTTAGAGCGATGTATACAGGATACCGAATGCAAAGACTGGGTACACAGG GAAATCGTTGCAGCCCTAGGATCACATTGCAACATCATTCCCATAATAGATAATTTCCAATGGCCAGAGCCAGAAGACCTTCCGGAAGATATGAGGGCAGTATGTCACTTCAATGGTGTCCGTTGGATACACGATTACCAAGATGCTTGCGTAGACAAGCTAGAAAG GTTTATGCGCGGTGAAATTCCTATGAGGTCGGACCTCTCTAGTGGCATACCAAGAAGTTTGGCATCCAAAGATGTTACTCAGCCAAGCACACCGGCTAGCACAAATATACGACAACCCACTTATCAGCGAATGCACAGCAATGAAAGTCGCGGAAGCGACAAAGACTCGATAAATGGTAGAGATTGA